A window of Gemmatimonadota bacterium contains these coding sequences:
- a CDS encoding methyltransferase domain-containing protein has protein sequence MPENKNTDLLQRNFIDMLKATGSLKNKAIEHALQATPRHLFVDRIHALGKRKGLIEVDPKCPTSSQLERIYSDEALLSHLNPPSSTSQPSLVVHMLDVLSVRAGHRVFEIGAGTGWNAALLAHLTGPDGRVVTMDIQPDVTRRARRHLKRQGTKNVRVITGDASKGYAKEAPFDRLITTVTCPTLFPAWWEQLSPKGVMVLTLNDFPGESQCLMLQLQKRKDHLSGKVISLPGFMLFTGRHGMTPQWDQARKLVEKFAGKRPAAKERASWADIQDGRNSWTLRRDLAFFAQLQGLTVIPMQNAFVFTKHNRSNICIIHENHITAYGGRECFDKLKEAQTKWLHSGSPSRQDYCVEVWPSTVHRKNSWELRHEDVTFIFSLK, from the coding sequence ATGCCCGAAAATAAAAATACAGATCTGTTACAGCGCAATTTCATCGACATGCTAAAGGCAACAGGTAGTTTGAAGAATAAGGCAATAGAACATGCCCTCCAAGCGACACCGAGACATCTGTTTGTCGATCGAATCCATGCATTGGGAAAGCGGAAAGGCTTAATTGAGGTCGATCCGAAATGCCCCACTTCGAGCCAATTAGAGAGAATTTATTCCGACGAAGCTTTGCTCAGCCACCTCAACCCTCCAAGCTCGACATCGCAACCTTCTCTCGTCGTTCACATGCTGGATGTTCTATCCGTTCGCGCGGGACATCGCGTATTTGAAATTGGCGCAGGCACCGGATGGAATGCCGCTCTATTGGCACATCTCACAGGACCTGACGGACGTGTTGTGACAATGGATATCCAACCCGATGTTACGCGCAGGGCACGCCGTCACTTGAAGCGACAGGGCACAAAAAATGTTCGTGTAATAACGGGTGATGCATCCAAAGGCTATGCGAAAGAAGCGCCTTTTGATCGGCTGATCACCACGGTCACGTGCCCAACCCTGTTCCCCGCCTGGTGGGAGCAACTATCGCCCAAAGGCGTAATGGTATTGACGTTGAACGACTTCCCGGGTGAGAGCCAGTGCCTCATGTTGCAATTACAAAAGCGAAAAGATCATCTCAGTGGGAAAGTAATATCTCTTCCTGGATTTATGCTATTCACAGGCAGACACGGAATGACTCCTCAGTGGGATCAGGCTCGGAAATTAGTCGAGAAATTTGCCGGAAAACGGCCAGCCGCCAAAGAGCGCGCTTCCTGGGCGGATATACAAGACGGAAGGAATAGTTGGACTTTACGGAGAGACCTGGCGTTCTTTGCTCAACTTCAGGGATTAACCGTAATACCTATGCAGAATGCTTTCGTATTCACCAAACATAATAGATCGAATATCTGTATCATACACGAAAATCACATAACCGCATACGGAGGGAGGGAGTGTTTCGACAAACTCAAAGAAGCGCAAACAAAATGGCTTCATTCAGGTTCACCATCCCGCCAGGACTACTGCGTAGAAGTATGGCCGAGTACTGTCCATCGAAAAAATAGCTGGGAGCTACGCCACGAAGACGTAACCTTTATTTTTAGCCTGAAATAA